From a single Collibacillus ludicampi genomic region:
- the pseC gene encoding UDP-4-amino-4,6-dideoxy-N-acetyl-beta-L-altrosamine transaminase yields MKKIEEIPAIEGGKPVRDRYLPYGRQWLDESDRKAVLEILDGDYITTGPAITQFEEKVATYVGAKYAVAFANGTAALHAACFSAGIGKGDEVITTPMTFVATANAILYTRGTPVFADIDPNTYNINPDAIESRITERTKAILPVDFAGQPVNHEEIKRIAKMHQLVVIEDAAHALGATYNGVKIGSLSDMSVFSFHPVKPITTGEGGIITTNNETYYEKLIQFRTHGITRNPQRCSYFEGPWYYEMQFLGFNYRMTDFQAALGISQMNKLDRFNERRRKIASRYDAAFQNIKSIVIPQQLSNIESSWHLYVIRLVPERLCVDRKKIYEALQAENIGVNVHYRPVYTHLYYQQLGYQKGICPIAEKCYEQMITLPLFPAMTEQDIQDVIHSVRKVLNYYAK; encoded by the coding sequence ATGAAAAAAATAGAGGAGATTCCGGCTATTGAAGGGGGAAAGCCTGTTCGTGACCGCTATTTACCATATGGAAGACAATGGTTGGATGAATCTGACCGTAAGGCCGTTTTGGAGATTTTAGATGGAGATTACATTACGACTGGACCAGCCATAACTCAATTTGAAGAGAAAGTAGCGACGTATGTAGGAGCAAAGTATGCGGTGGCCTTTGCCAACGGGACGGCGGCTTTACATGCGGCTTGTTTTTCTGCCGGTATAGGGAAAGGGGATGAAGTGATCACCACACCAATGACCTTTGTCGCCACAGCGAATGCAATCCTGTATACAAGAGGTACACCCGTTTTTGCGGACATCGATCCAAACACCTATAATATCAATCCAGATGCTATTGAGTCACGGATTACAGAACGGACAAAGGCCATTCTCCCTGTGGATTTCGCAGGACAACCGGTCAACCATGAGGAAATCAAACGTATTGCCAAAATGCACCAGCTGGTCGTGATCGAAGATGCCGCCCATGCACTCGGTGCCACGTATAACGGAGTGAAGATTGGTTCACTGAGTGATATGAGCGTGTTCAGTTTCCATCCTGTCAAGCCGATCACGACGGGTGAAGGGGGGATCATTACAACGAATAACGAAACGTATTATGAAAAGCTCATCCAATTCCGTACACATGGAATTACGCGAAATCCGCAAAGATGCAGTTACTTCGAAGGCCCCTGGTATTACGAAATGCAGTTTCTAGGTTTTAATTATCGTATGACTGATTTCCAGGCAGCTCTGGGCATAAGTCAAATGAACAAACTCGATCGGTTTAATGAGCGGAGAAGAAAAATCGCCAGTCGGTATGATGCAGCTTTTCAAAACATAAAATCCATCGTGATTCCACAACAACTGTCAAACATCGAATCAAGCTGGCACCTTTATGTCATTCGTTTGGTTCCGGAACGATTATGTGTGGACCGCAAAAAAATTTACGAGGCTTTGCAAGCGGAAAACATTGGGGTCAACGTGCATTACAGACCTGTTTATACACATCTATATTATCAACAATTAGGGTATCAAAAAGGGATTTGTCCAATCGCTGAAAAATGTTATGAACAAATGATCACATTGCCTCTGTTTCCCGCTATGACTGAACAAGATATTCAGGATGTCATTCATTCGGTTCGAAAAGTTTTGAATTATTATGCGAAATAA
- a CDS encoding glycosyltransferase family protein produces MKVTAIVQAHMGSRRLPGKVMLKLENQTVLAHVIARLKWSRKLDEIVVATSTLAQDQCIAEEAVRNQVHAFRGSEEHVLERFYQAACNYQSDVIVRITADCPFIDPGMIDRMLEVFLSEGSTSDYMSNTLERTFPRGLDVEIFTMHALDKAYRQAERDDEKEHVTLYLYRHPEQFRLCSFTNPIDYSKYRWTLDTREDWLFVQEVYRRIYINNPLFTWTDIIQLLEREPSLSKINEGVQQKGVGT; encoded by the coding sequence ATGAAAGTGACAGCGATTGTTCAAGCGCATATGGGTTCCCGTCGTCTCCCCGGAAAAGTGATGCTGAAATTAGAAAATCAAACGGTTCTCGCTCACGTGATCGCTCGCTTAAAATGGTCTCGGAAATTAGATGAAATCGTTGTCGCCACAAGTACATTAGCTCAAGATCAATGTATAGCGGAAGAGGCTGTGCGTAATCAAGTGCACGCTTTCCGCGGAAGCGAAGAACATGTGTTAGAAAGATTTTACCAGGCAGCATGTAACTACCAATCCGACGTAATTGTTCGGATCACAGCTGATTGTCCTTTTATTGACCCTGGCATGATCGATAGGATGTTGGAGGTTTTCCTCAGTGAAGGATCTACCTCCGATTACATGAGCAATACATTGGAACGTACCTTTCCCCGCGGTTTGGATGTGGAAATCTTTACAATGCATGCATTAGATAAAGCATATCGACAGGCGGAGCGCGATGATGAAAAGGAGCATGTAACCCTTTATCTATATCGGCATCCCGAACAATTTCGACTGTGTTCGTTTACCAACCCCATCGATTATTCAAAATACCGCTGGACATTAGATACGCGAGAAGACTGGTTGTTTGTACAAGAGGTTTATCGTCGTATCTATATAAATAATCCTTTGTTTACGTGGACAGACATCATTCAATTATTAGAGAGAGAACCTTCATTGAGCAAAATCAATGAGGGTGTTCAGCAAAAAGGGGTAGGAACATAA